A stretch of the Sulfolobus acidocaldarius SUSAZ genome encodes the following:
- a CDS encoding DNA-binding protein, whose amino-acid sequence MKISPSTSWRLKDTLYRLALGKCKKCGNIKFPYQKICEVCGSLDVEKIFSKGTGSLVDYTILYQARDGFEKQSPMIVGLVRLDEGVDIVAPITDAEPSKLKEGVRVEAVFRRMRNDSYNGLIQYGIKFRVVLDAGNN is encoded by the coding sequence ATGAAAATTAGTCCTTCAACAAGCTGGAGACTAAAAGATACTTTATATAGATTAGCTCTAGGTAAATGTAAAAAATGTGGGAATATAAAATTCCCTTACCAGAAGATATGTGAAGTTTGTGGTTCTTTGGATGTAGAAAAAATATTTAGCAAAGGTACTGGTTCCTTAGTTGATTACACTATATTATATCAAGCAAGAGACGGATTTGAAAAACAATCTCCGATGATAGTAGGTTTAGTCAGACTTGATGAAGGTGTGGACATTGTTGCACCTATTACTGATGCCGAACCTTCTAAGCTTAAAGAAGGTGTAAGAGTGGAAGCAGTATTTAGGAGAATGAGGAATGATTCATATAACGGTTTAATACAGTATGGTATTAAATTTAGAGTGGTATTGGATGCAGGAAACAATTGA
- a CDS encoding acetyl-CoA synthetase → MVSIVGCGLTKLDRYYELSEKDLVSEAYKQLITKIKEYDQPDIVIVSSGYIDVLGKNILSSYKISSGLGLQNTKVMRIENGDNGGASIFTAYSFIKSGVAKKVLLIGIEKFSDYPSKYVNEYLSYNLDNDYTYHVGITPHAYSALLMKKYMKKYNVDYEYFTKWPIKMHQNASENPLAYLKFKVDKNTVVNSQIVSDPLRIFDVGARADGASVVLVTADEVAKRYFDSPVKIDGIVGNIGAMNLSDPSLPSVAKARNELGDLPKRDVVYEIHDSYSIMAALEIEELKLAERGKGLDVVDSLDINLSGGLKARGYIGGGTAIYQLGEVFLHLTNQFKGKSANAEKGIILSNDDLGNTSYLAVLSR, encoded by the coding sequence GTGGTATCAATAGTTGGTTGTGGACTAACTAAGCTAGATAGATATTATGAGCTTTCTGAAAAGGATCTTGTTTCTGAGGCTTATAAACAACTAATTACAAAGATTAAGGAGTATGACCAGCCAGATATTGTAATAGTATCCAGTGGATATATAGATGTATTAGGGAAAAATATTCTTTCATCTTACAAGATATCATCTGGTTTAGGTCTTCAAAATACAAAGGTTATGAGAATTGAGAACGGAGATAATGGCGGTGCATCGATATTCACCGCTTACTCGTTTATTAAATCAGGAGTTGCAAAAAAAGTGTTACTTATTGGAATAGAGAAATTCTCTGATTATCCGTCCAAATATGTAAATGAATATCTTTCATATAATCTAGATAACGATTATACGTACCACGTTGGAATAACCCCTCATGCATATAGTGCATTATTAATGAAGAAATACATGAAGAAATACAACGTAGATTATGAGTATTTTACTAAATGGCCTATAAAGATGCATCAAAACGCATCAGAGAATCCTTTAGCTTATTTGAAATTTAAAGTAGACAAAAACACGGTGGTTAATTCTCAAATAGTTTCAGATCCATTAAGAATATTTGATGTAGGTGCCAGAGCTGATGGTGCCTCAGTAGTCCTAGTAACTGCAGATGAAGTAGCAAAGAGATATTTTGACTCTCCCGTAAAGATTGATGGAATAGTAGGAAATATAGGAGCTATGAATCTGTCTGACCCTTCATTACCATCAGTAGCTAAAGCTAGAAACGAGTTAGGGGATTTGCCAAAGAGGGATGTTGTATACGAAATTCACGACTCTTATAGTATTATGGCTGCATTAGAAATTGAAGAGCTCAAGTTAGCAGAGAGAGGAAAAGGTTTAGATGTTGTTGATTCTCTTGACATTAACCTTAGTGGTGGATTAAAGGCACGTGGCTATATCGGTGGTGGAACTGCAATATATCAGTTAGGGGAGGTATTCCTTCATTTAACAAATCAGTTTAAGGGTAAGAGTGCAAACGCTGAAAAAGGAATAATTCTTTCAAATGATGATCTGGGAAATACTTCTTATTTAGCTGTTCTAAGTAGGTGA